From Candidatus Vondammii sp. HM_W22, one genomic window encodes:
- the tuf gene encoding elongation factor Tu, translating to MSKEKFERTKPHVNVGTIGHVDHGKTTLTAAITKVMAEARGGEFKDYADIDNAPEERERGITIATAHVEYESENRHYAHVDCPGHADYVKNMITGAAQMDGAILVVSAADGPMPQTREHILLSRQVGVPYILVYMNKADMVDDEELLELVEMEIRELLDQYDFPGDDTPIIVGSALKALEGDTSDIGVPSINKLVEEMDAYIPIPERDTEKSFLMPIEDVFSISGRGTVVTGRIERGIVNIGDELSIVGIKETAKTTCTGVEMFRKLLDRGEAGDNVGVLLRGTKREEVERGQVLSKPGSITPHTHFEAEVYILSKDEGGRHTPFFNNYRPQFYFRTTDVTGACELPAGVEMVMPGDNVKMVVKLIAPIAMEEGLRFAIREGGRTVGAGVVAKIIE from the coding sequence GTGTCCAAGGAAAAGTTCGAACGTACAAAACCCCATGTCAACGTAGGCACTATTGGCCACGTTGATCACGGCAAGACTACGCTGACCGCAGCGATCACCAAGGTGATGGCTGAGGCGCGTGGTGGTGAGTTCAAAGATTATGCGGATATTGATAACGCCCCTGAAGAGCGTGAGCGCGGAATCACTATCGCTACGGCTCACGTGGAGTACGAGTCTGAGAATCGTCACTACGCCCACGTTGACTGCCCGGGACATGCTGACTATGTCAAGAACATGATCACCGGTGCGGCGCAGATGGATGGCGCTATTCTGGTTGTCTCTGCGGCTGACGGCCCAATGCCTCAGACCCGTGAGCACATCCTGCTCTCCCGTCAGGTTGGCGTGCCTTACATCCTTGTCTATATGAACAAGGCTGACATGGTCGACGACGAAGAGCTGCTGGAGCTGGTTGAGATGGAGATTCGCGAGCTGCTGGACCAGTATGACTTCCCGGGTGACGATACCCCGATCATCGTGGGTTCTGCACTGAAGGCGCTGGAAGGTGATACCTCTGATATTGGTGTCCCCTCGATCAACAAGCTGGTAGAGGAGATGGATGCTTACATCCCGATACCGGAGCGTGATACTGAAAAATCGTTCCTGATGCCGATTGAGGATGTCTTCTCTATCTCGGGTCGCGGTACGGTTGTAACCGGTCGTATTGAGCGCGGCATTGTCAATATTGGTGACGAGCTTTCGATTGTGGGAATCAAAGAGACCGCCAAGACCACCTGTACCGGTGTCGAGATGTTCCGCAAGCTGCTGGATCGGGGCGAAGCGGGTGACAATGTAGGTGTACTGCTGCGTGGTACCAAGCGTGAAGAGGTTGAGCGTGGTCAGGTGCTGTCCAAGCCTGGATCGATTACCCCTCATACTCACTTCGAAGCTGAAGTGTATATCCTGAGCAAGGATGAGGGTGGTCGTCATACGCCGTTCTTCAATAATTACCGTCCCCAGTTCTACTTCCGTACCACGGATGTGACCGGTGCTTGTGAGTTGCCAGCAGGTGTTGAGATGGTGATGCCGGGTGACAACGTGAAGATGGTGGTAAAGCTGATTGCACCGATCGCCATGGAAGAGGGTCTGCGTTTCGCGATCCGTGAAGGTGGCCGTACTGTTGGTGCTGGCGTTGTTGCGAAAATCATTGAGTAA
- the rpsJ gene encoding 30S ribosomal protein S10 gives MANQNIRIRLKAFDHRLIDQSAREIVETAKRTGAQVHGPIPLPTKKERYTVLISPHVNKDARDQYEIRTHKRLMDIVDPTDKTVDALMKLDLAAGVDVQIKLN, from the coding sequence ATGGCCAATCAGAATATACGTATTCGACTGAAGGCTTTCGATCATCGACTGATCGATCAGTCTGCACGTGAGATCGTGGAAACCGCGAAACGCACTGGTGCACAGGTCCACGGACCGATTCCGCTGCCGACCAAGAAAGAGCGTTATACCGTGTTGATTTCTCCGCACGTAAATAAGGATGCCCGTGACCAGTACGAGATTCGCACGCATAAGCGTTTGATGGACATCGTTGATCCGACTGACAAGACGGTCGACGCTTTGATGAAGCTGGACCTTGCTGCCGGCGTAGATGTTCAGATTAAACTGAACTGA
- the rplC gene encoding 50S ribosomal protein L3 yields the protein MAIGIVGRKVGMTRVFTEEGVSIPITVIEVEPNRVTQLRTSEVDGYSAIQVTTGSCKASRVNKAMAGHLSKAGVEAGRGMWEFRLVDGEGEGVEVGGEIKVDIFKAGQAVDVRGTSKGKGFQGGVKRHNFKMQDATHGNSISHRALGSIGQCQTPGRVVKGKKMAGQMGNVQCAAQNLEVVRVDAERNLLLVKGAVPGSRGGDVIITPAIKMQNKG from the coding sequence ATGGCGATTGGAATTGTCGGACGTAAAGTAGGGATGACCCGGGTGTTCACCGAAGAGGGGGTATCCATCCCCATAACGGTGATCGAGGTGGAGCCAAACCGCGTAACCCAGCTGCGTACATCTGAGGTTGATGGTTATAGCGCCATCCAGGTTACTACTGGCAGTTGCAAGGCTTCCCGCGTCAATAAGGCGATGGCTGGCCACTTGTCCAAGGCGGGTGTCGAAGCCGGTCGCGGTATGTGGGAGTTCCGTCTGGTTGATGGCGAAGGCGAGGGGGTTGAAGTTGGTGGTGAAATCAAAGTCGATATCTTCAAAGCGGGCCAAGCAGTCGATGTTCGCGGCACCTCCAAGGGTAAAGGTTTCCAGGGTGGCGTGAAGCGCCATAACTTCAAGATGCAGGATGCCACTCACGGCAACTCCATTTCCCATCGCGCACTCGGCTCCATCGGTCAATGTCAGACTCCGGGTCGCGTGGTCAAGGGTAAGAAGATGGCTGGGCAGATGGGTAATGTTCAATGTGCTGCGCAGAATCTCGAAGTGGTTCGTGTGGATGCGGAACGTAATCTGTTGTTGGTGAAGGGTGCCGTACCTGGCTCCCGTGGCGGAGACGTGATCATCACTCCTGCCATCAAGATGCAGAATAAGGGGTAA
- the rplD gene encoding 50S ribosomal protein L4, with amino-acid sequence MDLNVQAGSGKAGTVQVSDDVFAVDFNQTLVHQVVTAYMAGARAGTSAQKNRADVSGGGAKPWRQKGTGRARAGTSRSPIWRSGGVTFAARPRDYTQKVNRKMYRGALRAILSELVRSERLITVDSFGVDAPKTKELAAKLSDLNLNEALIITDQPDENLYLAARNLINIDVRDVNDVDPVSLVGFAKVLITSAAVKKLEERLS; translated from the coding sequence ATGGACCTCAATGTACAAGCAGGCAGCGGCAAGGCCGGAACCGTACAGGTTTCCGATGATGTATTCGCTGTGGATTTTAATCAGACACTGGTGCATCAGGTCGTTACTGCCTACATGGCAGGTGCTCGTGCTGGAACCAGCGCTCAGAAGAACCGCGCTGACGTGAGTGGTGGTGGTGCCAAACCATGGCGCCAGAAAGGTACGGGCCGTGCTCGTGCTGGTACCAGCCGCAGTCCTATCTGGCGTTCAGGCGGAGTGACATTTGCCGCACGCCCAAGGGATTACACCCAGAAGGTCAATCGCAAGATGTACCGTGGTGCATTGAGAGCTATTCTCTCCGAGCTGGTGAGGAGTGAGCGTCTGATAACGGTGGACAGTTTTGGTGTTGATGCACCCAAGACCAAAGAGCTGGCTGCAAAGCTGAGTGATTTGAATTTGAATGAGGCGCTAATTATTACCGATCAGCCGGACGAAAATCTCTACCTTGCTGCACGCAATTTGATCAATATTGATGTGCGTGATGTAAACGATGTCGATCCGGTGAGTCTCGTTGGCTTCGCCAAGGTGCTTATTACCTCCGCAGCAGTGAAGAAACTGGAGGAGCGTCTGTCATGA
- the rplW gene encoding 50S ribosomal protein L23, with protein sequence MNKERLMQVLLGPVVSEKSTIAADMGRQFVFRVLPNATKPEIRKAVELMFDVTVEKVQVVNIKGKSKRFGTIMGRRNGVRKAYVRLAEGNDINFGAGA encoded by the coding sequence ATGAATAAAGAGCGTTTAATGCAGGTGCTGCTCGGGCCGGTCGTTTCTGAGAAAAGTACTATAGCAGCAGATATGGGCCGTCAGTTTGTGTTTCGTGTGCTGCCAAATGCCACCAAGCCTGAGATCAGGAAAGCGGTTGAACTGATGTTCGACGTGACGGTGGAAAAGGTCCAAGTGGTGAACATAAAGGGTAAGTCCAAGCGTTTTGGGACCATTATGGGTCGCCGTAATGGCGTTCGAAAGGCCTACGTAAGGCTGGCCGAAGGCAATGATATCAATTTTGGTGCGGGTGCTTGA
- the rplB gene encoding 50S ribosomal protein L2: protein MAIVKTKPTSAGRRFVVKIVNHDLHKGDPYGPLLEKQAKSGGRNNNGRITSRHRGGGHKQRYRVIDFKRNKDDIPGLVERLEYDPNRTANIALVKYADGERRYIIAPKGIKAGDVLMSGETAEISQGNCLPLCNIPIGSVIHCIELKLGKGAQIARSAGTSAQLVAREGEYATLRLRSGEIRKVRSECRAVLGEVSNSEHSLCKLGKAGATRWRGVRPTVRGVVMNPVDHPHGGGEGRTSGGRHPVTPWGVPTKGYKTRTNKRTDKMIVRRRNRK from the coding sequence ATGGCAATTGTTAAAACGAAACCAACATCAGCCGGTCGCCGGTTTGTGGTCAAGATTGTAAACCACGATCTGCACAAGGGTGACCCCTATGGGCCGCTGTTGGAAAAGCAAGCGAAAAGTGGTGGTCGTAACAACAACGGTCGCATTACCAGTCGTCATCGCGGCGGTGGCCACAAACAGCGCTACCGTGTTATTGATTTCAAGCGTAATAAGGACGACATTCCAGGTTTGGTTGAACGCCTCGAATATGATCCTAACAGAACTGCTAATATCGCATTGGTCAAGTATGCGGATGGTGAGCGACGTTACATTATTGCGCCCAAAGGTATCAAGGCCGGTGATGTGCTGATGTCCGGTGAAACGGCTGAAATCAGCCAGGGAAACTGCCTGCCACTGTGTAACATCCCGATAGGTTCGGTGATCCATTGCATCGAGTTGAAGCTTGGTAAGGGTGCGCAAATTGCCCGTTCCGCAGGAACCTCGGCGCAATTGGTTGCAAGAGAGGGTGAATATGCTACCCTTCGCCTCCGCTCAGGCGAGATACGCAAGGTTCGTTCAGAATGCCGTGCAGTATTGGGCGAGGTCAGTAACTCCGAGCACAGTCTTTGCAAGCTGGGTAAAGCCGGTGCCACTCGCTGGCGCGGTGTACGGCCAACCGTTCGTGGTGTGGTCATGAACCCGGTCGATCATCCGCATGGTGGTGGTGAAGGGCGTACCTCTGGTGGCCGGCATCCGGTTACTCCTTGGGGCGTACCCACAAAGGGTTACAAAACACGTACTAACAAGCGCACTGACAAGATGATTGTGCGCCGTCGCAACCGTAAGTAA
- the rpsS gene encoding 30S ribosomal protein S19, with protein sequence MPRSIKKGPFIDHHLSKKVDEAMASNSKRPIKTWSRRSMVSPDMVGLTIAVYNGRQHVPVLISENMVGHKLGEFALTRTYRGHTADKKS encoded by the coding sequence GTGCCACGCTCAATTAAAAAAGGCCCCTTTATCGACCATCACCTTTCCAAGAAAGTCGATGAAGCAATGGCAAGTAACAGCAAGCGCCCGATCAAAACCTGGTCACGTCGCTCTATGGTTTCTCCGGATATGGTTGGATTGACCATCGCGGTATACAACGGACGCCAGCACGTGCCTGTTCTGATTTCAGAGAACATGGTCGGACACAAGTTAGGCGAATTCGCGTTGACCCGTACTTATCGGGGACACACGGCAGACAAGAAATCATAA
- the rplV gene encoding 50S ribosomal protein L22, giving the protein MQVVAKLRYVRISAQKGRLVADQIRGLPVEQALNILAFSKKKGADLMKKVLDSAIANAENNEGADVDELKVSSVMVDEGPTMKRIRARAKGRAARILKRSSHFTVTVSDK; this is encoded by the coding sequence ATGCAGGTAGTTGCTAAACTGCGCTATGTGCGCATCTCGGCCCAGAAGGGCCGTCTGGTCGCAGACCAGATTCGAGGCTTGCCGGTTGAGCAGGCTCTGAATATCCTCGCCTTCAGCAAGAAGAAGGGTGCGGATTTGATGAAGAAGGTGCTGGACTCTGCGATTGCAAATGCAGAGAACAATGAAGGCGCAGATGTCGATGAGTTGAAAGTCTCGTCCGTCATGGTTGACGAGGGACCGACAATGAAGCGGATTCGTGCGCGTGCCAAAGGGCGTGCAGCACGGATTCTGAAACGCAGCAGTCACTTCACTGTGACTGTCTCGGACAAGTAA
- the rpsC gene encoding 30S ribosomal protein S3: MGQKVHPTGIRLGIVKQHTSKWYAESKDYADLLNADLEARSYLKKRLSQASVSRIQIDRPAQNAHVTIHTARPGIVIGKKGEDIDALRTELTKRMGVQVHVSVEEIRKPELDAQLVAEGITQQLERRVMFRRAMKRSVQTSMRLGAGGIKVHIAGRLNGAEIARSEWYREGRVPLHTLRADIDYGFAEANTTYGIIGVKVWIFKGEVFGDAPLEEEKAPKRRSGKRG, encoded by the coding sequence ATGGGTCAGAAAGTACATCCAACTGGTATTCGGCTGGGTATCGTCAAGCAGCACACCTCGAAGTGGTATGCTGAATCAAAAGACTATGCCGACCTGCTCAATGCCGATCTTGAAGCTCGGAGTTATCTGAAAAAGCGCCTCTCCCAGGCGTCTGTCAGCCGTATCCAGATTGATCGGCCGGCACAGAATGCCCACGTCACCATTCATACAGCCCGCCCTGGTATTGTGATTGGCAAGAAGGGTGAGGATATTGATGCGTTGAGAACCGAACTTACCAAAAGGATGGGTGTTCAGGTCCATGTCAGCGTGGAAGAGATTCGTAAGCCTGAACTGGATGCCCAACTCGTGGCTGAAGGTATTACCCAGCAACTTGAGCGTAGGGTTATGTTCAGACGTGCGATGAAGCGTTCTGTGCAGACCTCCATGCGTCTGGGCGCTGGTGGAATCAAGGTGCATATTGCTGGTCGTCTTAATGGCGCAGAAATTGCTCGTAGTGAGTGGTATAGAGAGGGACGTGTTCCTCTTCATACTCTGCGTGCCGATATCGACTACGGTTTTGCAGAGGCTAATACCACCTATGGAATAATTGGTGTGAAGGTGTGGATTTTCAAGGGCGAGGTGTTTGGTGATGCTCCCCTGGAAGAGGAAAAGGCACCCAAACGCAGGTCCGGAAAGAGAGGCTAA
- the rplP gene encoding 50S ribosomal protein L16 — protein sequence MLMPKRTKFLKQMKGRNRGLANRGSKVSFGEFGLKAVGRGRMTSRQIEAARRAISRHVKRGGRIWIRVFPDKPITQKPLEVRQGKGKGNVEYWVALIQPGRMLYEIEGVGEELAREAFQLAAAKLPFKTTFAKRTVL from the coding sequence ATGTTGATGCCAAAGCGGACAAAATTCCTGAAACAGATGAAAGGCCGAAATCGTGGCTTGGCCAATAGAGGCAGCAAAGTAAGTTTTGGTGAGTTCGGGCTAAAGGCTGTAGGTCGTGGTCGAATGACTTCACGGCAGATTGAGGCGGCTCGTCGAGCCATCAGCAGGCACGTAAAACGCGGTGGTCGGATATGGATACGTGTATTCCCCGATAAGCCAATTACCCAGAAGCCACTGGAAGTTCGTCAGGGTAAGGGTAAAGGTAATGTTGAGTATTGGGTAGCGCTGATTCAACCTGGTCGCATGCTCTATGAAATTGAAGGTGTAGGTGAAGAACTGGCGCGAGAAGCGTTCCAGTTGGCAGCTGCAAAACTGCCGTTTAAAACCACTTTCGCGAAGCGGACGGTACTGTAA
- the rpmC gene encoding 50S ribosomal protein L29, whose amino-acid sequence MKASEARKKAAAELGETLLDLRKEQFNLRMQQGTGQLSSPSAMRRVRKDIARVKTVMNEKKAGESS is encoded by the coding sequence ATGAAGGCAAGTGAAGCTCGAAAGAAAGCAGCTGCAGAGCTGGGAGAGACTCTGTTGGATCTGCGTAAAGAGCAGTTCAATCTACGTATGCAGCAAGGAACCGGACAGCTTTCTAGCCCATCGGCAATGAGACGGGTGCGTAAAGATATAGCCCGGGTTAAGACAGTGATGAACGAGAAAAAAGCAGGTGAGTCATCATGA
- the rpsQ gene encoding 30S ribosomal protein S17, which produces MSEQTPSNRMLQGRVVSDKMGKSVTVVVERQVKHPLYGKFIRRSSKVHAHDENDECGIGDLVIVEQCKPLSKSKNWRLVEVVEKAN; this is translated from the coding sequence ATGAGCGAGCAGACACCCAGCAATCGCATGCTCCAAGGTCGCGTTGTCAGTGACAAGATGGGTAAAAGTGTCACTGTAGTGGTCGAGCGTCAGGTGAAGCATCCGCTCTACGGTAAATTCATTCGTCGTTCAAGTAAAGTTCATGCGCACGATGAAAACGACGAATGTGGTATCGGAGATCTGGTAATTGTTGAACAGTGCAAGCCGCTGTCAAAAAGCAAGAACTGGCGTCTGGTGGAAGTTGTCGAAAAGGCTAACTGA
- the rplN gene encoding 50S ribosomal protein L14 — translation MIQMQTMLNVADNSGAKQVQCIKVLGGSHRRYAGIGDIIKVSIKDAIPRGKVKKGDVYNAVVVRTKKGVRRPDGSQIRFDGNAAVLLNAQLQPIGTRIFGPVTRELRSERFMKIISLAPEVL, via the coding sequence ATGATTCAGATGCAGACAATGCTGAACGTTGCCGACAACAGCGGAGCAAAGCAGGTCCAGTGCATTAAAGTACTGGGTGGCTCACACCGTCGTTATGCCGGTATCGGGGACATTATAAAAGTGAGCATCAAGGATGCTATTCCCCGCGGTAAAGTGAAAAAAGGCGATGTATATAATGCGGTGGTTGTTCGCACCAAAAAAGGCGTGAGACGTCCTGATGGTTCCCAGATCCGTTTCGATGGAAATGCTGCGGTGCTGTTGAACGCTCAGTTGCAACCAATCGGTACCCGTATTTTTGGGCCGGTTACCCGTGAATTGCGTAGCGAGCGTTTTATGAAAATCATCTCGCTTGCGCCTGAAGTACTCTAG
- the rplX gene encoding 50S ribosomal protein L24, with the protein MALRRIKQGDQIIVIAGKDKGKQGAVLRVFDEKVVVENINMVKKHTKANPAKGELGGILDKEMSLNASNVAIYNPNTTKVDRVGIKTLEDGRKLRYFKSDGEVVDI; encoded by the coding sequence ATGGCATTACGTAGAATCAAACAAGGTGACCAGATCATTGTTATTGCAGGTAAGGATAAAGGCAAGCAGGGCGCAGTCCTGCGCGTTTTTGACGAAAAGGTCGTTGTTGAAAATATCAATATGGTGAAAAAGCACACCAAGGCAAATCCCGCAAAGGGTGAGTTAGGTGGTATTCTGGATAAAGAGATGTCATTGAATGCTTCCAATGTTGCAATCTATAATCCCAATACGACAAAAGTAGACCGGGTTGGCATCAAGACGTTGGAAGATGGACGCAAATTGCGCTACTTTAAGTCAGACGGCGAAGTCGTAGACATCTGA
- the rplE gene encoding 50S ribosomal protein L5 — MARLQQLYRDEIVAQLKEKFGFKSVMEVPKITKITLNMGVGDAIGDKKVMEHAVGDMEKIAGQKAVVNMARKSVAVFKVREGWPIGCKVTLRGKRMYEFVDRLINISIPRIRDFRGMSVKSFDGRGNYSMGVKEQIMFPEIDYDKIDVLRGLDITFTTTAKTDEQGQALLAGFKFPFKTK, encoded by the coding sequence ATGGCAAGATTACAACAACTTTACCGCGACGAGATCGTTGCCCAGCTGAAAGAGAAGTTCGGCTTTAAAAGTGTGATGGAAGTTCCGAAGATCACCAAGATCACACTGAATATGGGTGTCGGCGACGCTATTGGCGATAAAAAAGTGATGGAACACGCTGTTGGCGATATGGAGAAGATAGCCGGCCAGAAGGCAGTCGTTAATATGGCTCGTAAGTCTGTGGCTGTGTTCAAGGTGCGTGAGGGTTGGCCTATTGGCTGCAAAGTAACCCTGCGCGGTAAGCGGATGTATGAGTTCGTTGATCGCCTGATCAATATTTCCATTCCACGTATTCGGGATTTTCGTGGTATGAGTGTCAAATCGTTCGATGGCCGTGGTAACTACAGCATGGGAGTAAAGGAGCAGATCATGTTCCCTGAGATTGATTACGATAAGATCGACGTGCTGCGTGGCCTGGATATTACATTCACAACCACCGCTAAGACCGATGAACAGGGGCAGGCGTTGCTTGCTGGATTCAAGTTTCCTTTCAAAACCAAGTAG
- the rpsN gene encoding 30S ribosomal protein S14, producing the protein MAKKSMIAREAKRAKEVARYAAKRAELKAAIISQNSSDEQVDDAVIKLQKMPRDASSTRQRNRCRVSGRPHGVYRKFGLCRNKLREAAMRGDIPGLVKASW; encoded by the coding sequence ATGGCAAAAAAGAGCATGATCGCTCGCGAAGCGAAGCGGGCTAAAGAAGTCGCAAGGTATGCTGCAAAGCGTGCTGAGCTGAAGGCTGCCATCATCAGCCAAAACAGTAGTGACGAACAGGTGGATGACGCAGTTATCAAACTGCAGAAAATGCCTCGGGACGCCAGTTCCACTCGTCAGCGTAATCGTTGTCGCGTCAGTGGCAGACCCCACGGTGTATATCGGAAGTTTGGTCTTTGCCGTAACAAATTGCGTGAAGCTGCGATGCGTGGCGATATTCCAGGGCTTGTAAAAGCCAGCTGGTAA
- the rpsH gene encoding 30S ribosomal protein S8 — MSMSDPIADMLTRLRNGQQVAKVAVSMPLSKQKSAVAQLLLDEGYISGFSAAEEGGKPTLTIELKYFQGKPVIEEIQRVSRPGLRVYKGAKELPKVRAGLGIAIISTSKGLMTDRAARAVGSGGEVLAYVA; from the coding sequence ATGAGTATGTCTGATCCGATCGCGGATATGTTGACGCGTCTCCGTAATGGCCAACAGGTCGCGAAGGTTGCGGTTTCTATGCCGTTGTCAAAGCAGAAGAGCGCAGTAGCCCAGTTACTACTGGATGAAGGCTACATCAGCGGGTTTTCAGCAGCTGAAGAAGGTGGTAAACCAACCCTCACCATCGAGCTTAAATATTTCCAGGGTAAACCAGTAATAGAAGAGATCCAGCGGGTAAGCCGTCCTGGATTGCGTGTCTATAAAGGCGCTAAAGAGTTGCCTAAGGTGCGTGCTGGTCTGGGTATTGCCATTATTTCCACGTCCAAAGGTTTGATGACTGATCGTGCTGCCCGTGCTGTGGGCAGTGGTGGTGAAGTCTTGGCCTACGTGGCGTAA
- the rplF gene encoding 50S ribosomal protein L6 produces MSRIAKSPVTIPSGVDINISDEGITVKGSKGTLQLALHNFVTVEQSDDSLRVSPKSDEKNQWAMAGTFRALISNMVTGVTTGFSKKLQLVGVGYRAQVKGTVLNLNLGFSHPVDYGIPEDITVETPSQTEIVVSGSDKQKVGQVAAEIHAFRPPEPYKGKGVRYADEHVLRKEAKKK; encoded by the coding sequence ATGTCACGTATAGCTAAGAGTCCGGTTACGATTCCATCGGGTGTTGATATCAATATCTCCGATGAAGGTATTACCGTTAAGGGTTCCAAAGGAACGCTGCAACTTGCACTGCACAACTTCGTCACGGTAGAGCAGAGCGATGATTCTTTGCGGGTGTCACCCAAAAGTGATGAAAAAAATCAATGGGCTATGGCGGGTACTTTTCGTGCTCTGATCAGCAACATGGTCACCGGTGTTACTACTGGCTTCAGCAAAAAACTGCAGTTGGTTGGCGTGGGCTACCGTGCCCAGGTCAAGGGTACGGTGCTGAATTTGAACCTGGGTTTTTCGCACCCTGTGGATTATGGGATACCAGAAGATATCACGGTTGAAACCCCGTCCCAGACCGAGATTGTAGTCTCCGGTAGTGACAAGCAGAAGGTTGGACAGGTGGCTGCAGAAATTCACGCCTTTCGTCCTCCTGAGCCCTACAAGGGAAAGGGTGTGCGTTACGCAGACGAGCACGTGCTGCGTAAAGAAGCCAAGAAGAAATAA
- the rplR gene encoding 50S ribosomal protein L18, which translates to MDKKTSRIRRSRRARAKIRELGVNRLTIFRTPRHMYAQIIAPSGSEVLASASTVDKGVKAELDGATGNSAAAAAVGKIIAQRAKAAGVERVAFDRSGFKYHGRVKALAGAARENGLQF; encoded by the coding sequence ATGGACAAGAAAACTTCACGTATTCGACGGTCTCGTCGCGCTCGTGCCAAGATTCGGGAGCTGGGCGTAAATCGTCTGACTATTTTTCGTACTCCGCGGCATATGTATGCGCAGATTATTGCGCCCAGCGGCTCAGAAGTGTTGGCAAGTGCTTCAACAGTTGACAAGGGTGTGAAGGCTGAACTCGATGGTGCAACAGGTAACAGTGCAGCCGCAGCCGCTGTGGGTAAGATAATTGCTCAACGCGCCAAGGCGGCGGGTGTTGAGCGGGTAGCATTCGATCGTTCCGGCTTTAAGTATCATGGTCGGGTGAAAGCGTTGGCCGGCGCCGCACGCGAAAACGGTCTTCAGTTCTAA
- the rpsE gene encoding 30S ribosomal protein S5 translates to MSNYSVNSEGDDLIEKLINVNRVAKVVKGGRVFGFSALTVVGDGNGRVGFGTGKAREVPIAIQKAMESARRNMRSATLKGTTVQYPLVGCHGAAKVYMQPASDGTGIIAGGAMRAVFEAIGVQNVLAKCIGTNNPMNVVRATVNALTRMADPETVAAKRGKTIEEILG, encoded by the coding sequence ATGTCGAATTACAGTGTAAACTCGGAAGGCGATGACCTGATCGAAAAACTGATCAACGTTAATCGCGTGGCTAAAGTGGTCAAGGGTGGCCGGGTCTTTGGCTTCTCTGCACTGACCGTGGTTGGTGATGGCAATGGACGTGTAGGGTTTGGCACCGGTAAGGCGCGTGAAGTCCCGATAGCCATCCAGAAGGCTATGGAGTCTGCGCGACGCAATATGCGTAGCGCTACCCTGAAGGGGACTACTGTGCAATATCCGCTTGTCGGATGTCACGGTGCTGCCAAGGTGTATATGCAGCCGGCTTCGGATGGTACCGGTATTATTGCCGGGGGCGCTATGCGTGCGGTTTTTGAGGCGATTGGTGTACAGAATGTCCTTGCTAAGTGCATCGGGACCAATAATCCAATGAATGTCGTTCGCGCCACTGTCAATGCACTGACCAGAATGGCTGATCCTGAAACTGTTGCTGCAAAGCGCGGTAAGACGATCGAAGAGATCCTGGGGTAA
- the rpmD gene encoding 50S ribosomal protein L30, whose product MADKKMMKVTLSRSFNGRLQRHKACIHGLGLHRMHQSVVVEDTSATRGMVNKVSYMVKVEEA is encoded by the coding sequence ATGGCTGATAAGAAAATGATGAAGGTGACTCTGTCACGCAGTTTTAATGGACGTCTGCAGAGGCATAAAGCCTGTATCCATGGTCTGGGTCTGCATCGTATGCACCAGAGCGTTGTTGTGGAGGATACGTCGGCCACTCGTGGCATGGTTAACAAAGTGTCCTATATGGTCAAGGTTGAGGAGGCGTAA